CGACGTCCTCGGCACGGCCGTGGTCGAAGCCGGCGGCGCTATCGCGGCCGGTGCCCAGGTCGAAGTTGACGCCTCGGGCCGTGTCATTACCAAGGCCGCCGGCGTCGTCGTCGGCAGCGCCCTGCAACAGTCTCTCGCCCTCGGCGACTCTATCGAGGTGCTGCTCATCCCGAACTGATACCGGCCCGCCACCCTAACGGCGATCCGCGCCCGCTACCTTCAAAAGGAGTTCAACCGTGACCACCAATATGTCCCTGCGCCAGGTGCGCGTGATCGACCCGGTCCTTAGCAGCGTTGCTATCGGCTACTCCAATCCGGCATTCATGGTGCCATTGATTCTGCCGCGCGTCCCCGTGTTCGCCGCCGGCGGGCAAATCATCGAGTTCGGCAAGGAAGCCTTTCTCAGCTACAACCTCCGCCGCGCGCCTGGCGGTGGTACCAAGCGCGTCGCGCTCGGTTACACCGGCAAGCCCTACGCCCTGGTGCAGGACGCGCTCGAAATTCCGATCCCCTTCGAGCATCAGCGCGATGCCGAAGCCGTGGTCGGCATCAATCTCCAGACGAACGCGACAAAGAAGGGCATGTCGATCGCCCTCAAGTCCCTGGAGGTCGAAGGCGCCACGCTCGTCACGACGCTCGCCACGTATGCCGCCTCCAACAGGGTCACCCTGGCCGGCGGCACCAAATGGTCGGCAGGCACCGGCGTGCCCGTGACGGATTTCGACAC
This genomic interval from Rhodospirillaceae bacterium contains the following:
- a CDS encoding DUF2190 family protein, encoding MSKQALSVLVLSIAATAVLVKNRFITHAGAVPAAAARCLGVTRTDAAIGDQIAVDVLGTAVVEAGGAIAAGAQVEVDASGRVITKAAGVVVGSALQQSLALGDSIEVLLIPN
- a CDS encoding major capsid protein, which gives rise to MSLRQVRVIDPVLSSVAIGYSNPAFMVPLILPRVPVFAAGGQIIEFGKEAFLSYNLRRAPGGGTKRVALGYTGKPYALVQDALEIPIPFEHQRDAEAVVGINLQTNATKKGMSIALKSLEVEGATLVTTLATYAASNRVTLAGGTKWSAGTGVPVTDFDTGREAIRSQCGVYPNTAWFSPVAWNAFKNNPQVVDRFKYTNPDGMVSPEMAKGILQVDNVYVGAAISMTDAGVASDIWGNNAGLCYVPPVPEDADTPGFGFTYAMDGDPRVEEIYADRPNKSWIVPVTYERAPVIAAASAGYLFQSPN